The following coding sequences lie in one Methylotenera versatilis 301 genomic window:
- the yidD gene encoding membrane protein insertion efficiency factor YidD — protein MARILIWLIKAYQVLLSPFFGQQCRFYPTCSHYSIEAISKHGAIVGSYYTVRRLSRCHPWHAGGHDPIP, from the coding sequence ATGGCGCGTATACTGATATGGTTGATTAAAGCTTACCAAGTATTGCTAAGCCCATTCTTTGGTCAGCAATGTCGTTTTTACCCTACTTGCTCACACTATTCGATAGAAGCTATCAGTAAGCATGGCGCGATTGTTGGTAGTTATTACACCGTACGCCGTTTGTCGCGTTGCCACCCTTGGCATGCTGGTGGACACGATCCTATTCCTTAA